One Pectobacterium polaris DNA window includes the following coding sequences:
- the metR gene encoding HTH-type transcriptional regulator MetR codes for MIEFKHLRTLQALRNTGSLAAAAAALHQTQSALSHQFSDLEQRLGFRLFVRKSQPLRFTPQGEILLQLAEQVLPQIQQALQSCHEPHQTTLRLAIECHSCIQWLTPALDEFHQHWPQVAMDFKSGVTFDPQPALQQGELDLVMTSDIMPRSGLHYSPLFDFEVRLVLAPDHPLAEKEKIEPEDFTAETLMIYPVQRQRLDVWRHFLQPAGVSPTLKSVDNTLLLIQMVAARMGIAALPHWVVESFERQGLIVTKSLGDGLWSRLYAAVRDGEQRQPVIDAFIRSARQHACEHLPFVKDASRPNAGVPTVRT; via the coding sequence ATGATCGAATTTAAACACCTGCGAACGCTGCAAGCACTGCGCAATACTGGATCGTTAGCCGCCGCTGCCGCTGCACTTCACCAAACCCAATCGGCGTTATCCCACCAGTTCAGCGATCTGGAACAGCGCCTTGGGTTCAGGCTATTCGTGCGTAAAAGCCAGCCGCTGCGCTTTACGCCTCAGGGAGAAATTCTGTTGCAGTTGGCAGAGCAGGTGTTACCGCAAATCCAGCAGGCGTTGCAGTCGTGCCATGAGCCGCACCAAACCACGCTGCGTCTGGCTATTGAGTGTCATAGCTGTATTCAGTGGCTGACGCCTGCGCTAGACGAGTTCCATCAGCACTGGCCGCAGGTTGCGATGGACTTTAAATCAGGCGTGACGTTCGATCCTCAGCCAGCACTGCAACAAGGCGAGCTGGATCTGGTCATGACCTCCGACATCATGCCGCGCAGCGGTCTGCACTATTCGCCTCTGTTTGATTTTGAAGTCAGATTGGTGCTGGCTCCTGACCATCCGCTGGCAGAAAAAGAGAAAATCGAACCGGAAGATTTCACCGCCGAAACTCTGATGATCTATCCGGTACAGCGGCAACGGCTGGACGTCTGGCGTCACTTTTTACAACCGGCAGGCGTCAGTCCTACGCTGAAAAGCGTGGACAATACGCTGCTGTTGATTCAGATGGTCGCCGCCCGTATGGGCATCGCCGCGCTACCGCACTGGGTGGTGGAAAGCTTCGAGCGTCAGGGGCTGATTGTGACTAAATCGCTGGGTGACGGGCTGTGGAGCCGGTTGTACGCCGCCGTCCGTGACGGAGAGCAGCGCCAACCGGTGATTGATGCGTTTATTCGTTCGGCGCGTCAGCACGCTTGTGAGCACTTACCGTTTGTAAAGGACGCTTCACGACCCAACGCTGGTGTACCCACAGTGAGGACGTAA
- a CDS encoding carboxylate/amino acid/amine transporter, producing the protein MPLLTITTILWAFSFSLIGEYLAGQVDSWFSAMFRLTAAAVVFLPFLRLRGYTPRVIFLYMLVGACQLGIMYLFVFQAYLYLTVPEFLLFTVMTPLYVTLIYDLLARQRLRWGYVMSALLAVFGAAVIHYHGVSEHFWWGFLLVQAANVCFAAGQVGYKRLMELHPVPQHCAFSWFYLGAAIVTIVAWLLFGNLDKLPTTTLQWGVLAWLGIGASGLGYFMWNYGATQVDAGTLSIMNNFHVPAGLLVNFAIWHKTPDWLSFIVGTIIITSSLWVHQRWVVKRPLQTVSAHKRADAPNE; encoded by the coding sequence GTGCCATTACTCACTATCACCACTATTTTGTGGGCATTTTCATTCAGCCTGATTGGCGAATATCTGGCGGGTCAGGTTGATAGCTGGTTTTCTGCGATGTTCCGTCTGACGGCCGCAGCCGTGGTGTTTTTGCCATTCTTACGCCTGCGGGGTTACACGCCGCGCGTCATTTTCTTGTACATGTTAGTGGGTGCTTGCCAACTGGGTATCATGTACCTGTTCGTATTCCAGGCTTACCTGTACCTGACCGTACCTGAGTTCTTACTCTTCACAGTGATGACGCCGCTGTACGTGACGCTGATTTACGATCTGCTTGCCCGACAGCGTCTGCGCTGGGGTTACGTGATGAGCGCGCTGCTGGCGGTATTCGGGGCGGCGGTGATCCACTATCATGGCGTGAGTGAACATTTCTGGTGGGGATTCCTGCTGGTTCAGGCGGCGAATGTGTGTTTTGCCGCGGGTCAGGTGGGTTATAAGCGCCTGATGGAGCTCCATCCCGTGCCGCAGCACTGCGCGTTTTCCTGGTTTTATCTGGGGGCTGCGATTGTGACGATAGTTGCGTGGCTGCTCTTCGGTAATCTGGATAAGTTACCCACTACAACCTTGCAGTGGGGCGTGCTGGCCTGGTTGGGGATTGGCGCTTCTGGCCTGGGTTATTTTATGTGGAACTACGGCGCAACTCAGGTAGATGCCGGAACGCTTAGTATAATGAACAACTTTCACGTGCCGGCCGGACTCTTGGTTAACTTCGCTATCTGGCATAAAACGCCAGATTGGCTGAGCTTTATCGTGGGGACGATAATTATTACGTCCTCACTGTGGGTACACCAGCGTTGGGTCGTGAAGCGTCCTTTACAAACGGTAAGTGCTCACAAGCGTGCTGACGCGCCGAACGAATAA
- a CDS encoding YjeO family protein, whose amino-acid sequence MNISKEKIVDAISMAGYVVFAYFAMGLLSINKYDWMMESGDSICSIPHQSLSNRILQAGVAALFLLTPLLIALARNIYMKNRYKTVYYTVGILCVTLYGGWFFFGRFALC is encoded by the coding sequence ATGAATATAAGCAAGGAAAAGATCGTCGATGCTATCTCTATGGCGGGATATGTTGTATTCGCCTATTTTGCGATGGGTTTACTCTCGATCAACAAATATGACTGGATGATGGAGTCGGGAGACTCTATCTGTAGTATTCCCCATCAGTCTCTCAGTAACCGTATCTTACAGGCGGGTGTGGCGGCTTTATTTTTACTAACGCCCTTACTCATTGCCTTAGCGCGCAATATTTACATGAAAAATCGCTATAAAACAGTCTACTACACGGTTGGAATACTGTGTGTCACTCTGTACGGCGGGTGGTTTTTCTTTGGTCGATTTGCTTTATGCTAA
- a CDS encoding Hcp family type VI secretion system effector, producing MANNIYLTLTGNQQGNISAECGTVDSIGNKYQIGHKDQIFVLQFDHAISRNQNINHRPITFCKPIDKSSPLLGNAISNNEKLELLFDFYRTAQTGTQEKYYSVKLIGAVIRNIAVSYPHALTHAENQPEEMISVAYQSIAWQHHIAGTGGYSLWEEQVY from the coding sequence ATGGCGAATAATATTTACTTAACGTTAACGGGTAATCAGCAGGGGAACATCTCAGCTGAGTGTGGCACTGTTGACTCGATTGGGAATAAGTATCAGATAGGACACAAAGATCAAATATTTGTGTTGCAATTTGATCACGCTATCAGCCGAAACCAAAATATTAATCATCGACCTATAACGTTTTGTAAGCCTATCGATAAGTCCTCTCCGCTTTTGGGAAATGCCATCTCAAACAACGAAAAGCTCGAACTTTTATTCGATTTTTACCGTACCGCGCAGACTGGCACGCAAGAGAAATATTATTCTGTCAAACTCATTGGGGCAGTGATAAGGAACATCGCCGTTTCCTATCCACATGCTTTGACCCATGCAGAGAACCAGCCAGAAGAAATGATATCTGTTGCGTATCAAAGCATCGCTTGGCAACACCATATCGCTGGAACGGGTGGTTACAGTTTATGGGAAGAGCAAGTGTACTAA
- the pagP gene encoding lipid IV(A) palmitoyltransferase PagP — protein MYFKRILITLSLITLPIVPFLSYAAESINNVGTNNTSSTASSTPAALDSNDSASDKQDESWWQRSKNNLSTTWNSPQSHDIYIPTITWHNRWTYDKEKTDKYNERPWGAGYGVSRLDKDGDWHGLYIMAFKDSYNKWEPIGGYGYEKRWRPTSDQDFQLGLGFTAGVTMRDNWNYIPIPVLLPMASISYSKLSFQATYIPGTYNNGNVFFAWFRWQI, from the coding sequence ATGTATTTTAAGCGAATTTTAATCACGTTAAGTTTGATTACACTACCTATTGTTCCTTTTTTGAGCTACGCAGCAGAAAGCATAAATAATGTAGGGACAAATAATACGAGCAGCACAGCAAGTTCCACACCTGCTGCGCTTGACTCCAATGATTCAGCGTCGGATAAGCAGGATGAAAGCTGGTGGCAGAGAAGTAAAAATAATCTGTCTACGACCTGGAATTCGCCGCAGAGTCACGATATTTATATCCCGACGATCACCTGGCATAACCGCTGGACGTACGATAAAGAAAAGACAGACAAATATAATGAAAGGCCGTGGGGTGCGGGCTACGGCGTTTCCCGTCTGGATAAGGATGGGGATTGGCACGGGCTCTATATCATGGCGTTTAAAGACTCCTATAACAAATGGGAGCCTATCGGTGGCTATGGCTATGAAAAGCGCTGGCGACCAACCAGCGATCAGGATTTTCAACTGGGTCTGGGTTTTACGGCTGGCGTAACGATGCGCGATAACTGGAATTACATTCCGATCCCAGTCTTGCTGCCTATGGCATCAATAAGTTACAGCAAGCTCTCTTTCCAGGCGACTTACATTCCCGGAACATACAATAACGGTAATGTTTTCTTCGCCTGGTTCAGATGGCAGATTTAA
- the cysE gene encoding serine O-acetyltransferase: protein MSTEELELVWTNIKAEARSLADCEPMLASFFHATLLKHENLGSALSYMLANKLANSIMPAIAIREVVEEAYRADPQMIVSAARDIQAVCLRDPAVDKYSTPLLYLKGFHALQAYRIGHWLWSQDRKALAVYFQNQISVSFGVDIHPAARIGCGIMLDHATGIVIGETAVVENDVSILQSVTLGGTGKTSGDRHPKIREGVMIGAGAKILGNIEVGCGAKIGAGSVVLQSVPPHTTAAGVPARIVGRPESDKPAMDMDQYFNGVNRGFEYGDGI from the coding sequence ATGTCGACAGAAGAACTGGAACTGGTGTGGACCAATATCAAGGCGGAAGCGCGCAGTCTCGCGGACTGTGAGCCGATGCTGGCCAGCTTTTTTCATGCCACATTGCTAAAGCACGAGAATTTGGGCAGCGCACTGAGCTATATGCTGGCAAACAAGCTGGCAAACTCGATCATGCCTGCGATCGCCATTCGAGAGGTGGTGGAAGAAGCCTATCGTGCCGATCCGCAGATGATTGTTTCTGCCGCGCGCGATATTCAGGCCGTCTGCCTGCGCGATCCGGCGGTGGATAAATATTCTACGCCGCTGCTCTACCTGAAAGGGTTTCATGCATTGCAGGCCTATCGTATTGGTCACTGGCTTTGGTCGCAGGATCGTAAAGCGCTGGCGGTCTATTTTCAGAATCAGATCTCGGTTTCTTTCGGTGTCGATATTCACCCTGCGGCGAGAATCGGCTGCGGGATCATGCTCGATCACGCAACGGGCATTGTGATCGGCGAAACCGCTGTTGTCGAAAATGACGTCTCTATTCTGCAATCCGTGACGCTGGGTGGTACGGGTAAAACGAGCGGCGATCGTCACCCTAAAATTCGCGAAGGCGTGATGATTGGCGCAGGCGCAAAAATTCTGGGGAATATTGAGGTTGGCTGTGGCGCGAAAATCGGTGCCGGATCTGTCGTGTTGCAATCGGTGCCTCCACATACGACGGCGGCAGGTGTTCCGGCTCGTATCGTCGGTCGCCCGGAAAGTGACAAACCGGCTATGGATATGGATCAGTATTTCAACGGGGTCAATCGCGGCTTCGAATATGGCGATGGTATCTAA
- the gpsA gene encoding NAD(P)H-dependent glycerol-3-phosphate dehydrogenase: MNASDASMTVIGAGSYGTALAITLARNGHRVVLWGHNPVHIQALQAARCNQAFLPDVPFPDSLQLETNLAQALAASRNVLVVVPSHVFGDVLRQLKPHLRADARIVWATKGLEAETGRLLQDVAREALGETIPLAVVSGPTFAKELAAGMPTAIALASTDSEFADDLQRLLHCGKSFRVYSNPDFIGVQLGGAVKNVIAIGAGMSDGIGFGANARTALITRGLAEMTRLGAALGADPTTFMGMAGLGDLVLTCTDNQSRNRRFGMMLGQGMDVQSAQDSIGQVVEGYRNTKEVLALAQRYGVEMPITEQLWQVLYCGKDAREAALSLLGRTRKDETAKL, translated from the coding sequence ATGAACGCGTCTGACGCTTCAATGACTGTCATCGGTGCCGGCTCGTACGGCACCGCATTGGCCATTACGCTGGCGCGTAATGGCCATCGAGTCGTGCTGTGGGGTCACAACCCTGTGCACATTCAGGCGTTACAGGCCGCTCGCTGTAATCAGGCATTCCTGCCGGATGTGCCTTTCCCCGATTCGCTACAGCTGGAAACCAATCTGGCGCAGGCGCTTGCTGCCAGCAGAAACGTGCTGGTCGTTGTGCCGAGCCATGTGTTCGGTGATGTTCTGCGCCAGTTGAAACCTCATTTGCGTGCTGATGCGCGTATCGTGTGGGCGACTAAAGGGCTGGAAGCGGAAACGGGACGCTTGTTGCAGGATGTCGCACGCGAAGCGTTGGGCGAAACCATTCCGCTCGCGGTGGTATCTGGCCCGACATTTGCCAAAGAATTAGCCGCTGGCATGCCGACGGCGATTGCTCTGGCATCAACAGACAGCGAATTTGCTGACGACCTGCAACGGTTGCTGCACTGTGGGAAGAGCTTCCGCGTTTACAGCAACCCCGATTTTATCGGCGTGCAGTTGGGCGGCGCGGTGAAAAACGTCATTGCTATCGGTGCCGGGATGTCTGACGGCATTGGATTTGGTGCGAATGCACGTACTGCGCTGATCACCCGCGGGCTGGCGGAAATGACCCGGCTTGGCGCGGCGCTAGGTGCGGATCCTACCACCTTCATGGGGATGGCAGGGCTTGGCGATCTGGTGCTGACTTGTACTGATAATCAGTCCCGTAACCGGCGCTTCGGCATGATGCTGGGACAGGGAATGGATGTACAGAGCGCGCAGGATAGCATTGGTCAGGTTGTTGAAGGGTACCGCAATACGAAAGAGGTTCTGGCATTAGCGCAGCGCTATGGCGTTGAAATGCCGATTACTGAGCAACTCTGGCAGGTGCTGTATTGTGGGAAAGACGCCCGAGAGGCGGCGCTGAGCCTGTTGGGCCGTACGCGTAAAGACGAAACCGCCAAGTTATAA
- the secB gene encoding protein-export chaperone SecB has product MSEQNNTEMAFQIQRIYTKDISFEAPNAPQVFQQEWQPEVKLDLDTASSQLADDIYEVVLRVTVTASLGEETAFLCEVQQGGIFTVGGIEGTQLAHCLGAYCPNILFPYARECITSLVSRGTFPQLNLAPVNFDALFMNYLQQQTEGEGAAQPQDA; this is encoded by the coding sequence ATGTCTGAACAAAACAACACAGAAATGGCTTTCCAAATCCAGCGTATCTACACCAAAGATATCTCTTTTGAAGCGCCGAATGCGCCTCAGGTGTTCCAGCAGGAATGGCAGCCAGAAGTAAAACTGGATCTGGATACGGCTTCTAGCCAACTGGCTGATGACATCTATGAAGTCGTACTGCGTGTGACCGTAACGGCTTCTCTGGGTGAAGAAACTGCATTTCTGTGTGAAGTTCAACAAGGTGGTATCTTTACCGTTGGCGGTATCGAAGGAACTCAACTGGCGCATTGCCTGGGTGCATATTGCCCGAACATTCTGTTCCCTTACGCGCGTGAGTGCATCACCAGCCTGGTTTCTCGCGGTACCTTCCCGCAACTGAACCTGGCGCCAGTTAACTTTGATGCACTGTTCATGAATTACCTGCAGCAGCAGACCGAAGGTGAAGGTGCTGCGCAGCCTCAGGATGCCTGA
- a CDS encoding rhodanese-like domain-containing protein, with protein MQEIMPFVSKNPILSIAWVALLVAVIVLTVKSKLSNVKEVVRGEAIRLINKEDAVIVDIRNRDDYRRGHIANAFNLLPNDIKNGSVGELEKHKSQPIIVVCANGLSSREVAENLHKAGFERVQVLKDGLAGWSGENLPLVRGK; from the coding sequence ATGCAAGAGATTATGCCATTCGTTAGCAAGAACCCTATTTTGAGCATCGCCTGGGTTGCGCTGTTGGTTGCGGTAATTGTACTTACTGTGAAGAGTAAACTGTCGAACGTAAAAGAAGTGGTTCGCGGTGAAGCGATCCGACTGATTAATAAAGAAGATGCTGTCATCGTTGATATCCGTAACCGTGACGACTATCGCCGTGGCCATATTGCCAACGCATTTAACCTGTTGCCGAACGACATTAAAAACGGCAGCGTAGGTGAACTTGAAAAACATAAGTCGCAGCCGATTATCGTGGTATGCGCCAACGGTCTCTCTTCACGTGAAGTGGCCGAGAATTTGCACAAAGCCGGTTTTGAGCGTGTGCAGGTACTGAAAGATGGTCTGGCTGGCTGGAGCGGTGAGAATCTGCCTTTAGTCCGCGGCAAATAA
- the envC gene encoding murein hydrolase activator EnvC yields MSKNALLVQSRVACSADRHLSALQRLLTRCVSALCVGVLLLPALSQAEDNQAQLKTLQQDIAAKEKSVQEQQKQRSTLVQQLKKQEQSISQASRQLHETRNTLSTLNKELTSLSASIAKLQSQQDKQQTLLSRQLDAAFRQGQHSALQLMLSGEESQRNERILAYFGYLNEARQKSINELQQTRVELADQKRQLEQKQAQQKTLLGDQQQQQQTLEQAQSDRKKTLSTLESSLEKDQQQLTELRQNETRLRDQIARAEREAKARAEREAREAAKVRAKEEQAKRSGSSYKPTEGERSLMARTGGLGRPSGQAIWPVNGRIEHRFGEPLQGELRWKGMVITAPEGTEVKAIADGTVLMADWLQGYGLVVVVQHGKGDMSLYGYNQSALVSVGAQVKAGQPIALVGTSGGQSQPGLYFEIRRQGQAVNPQPWLGR; encoded by the coding sequence ATGAGTAAAAACGCGTTATTGGTACAGAGTCGAGTGGCATGTAGCGCCGATCGCCATTTATCCGCATTACAAAGGCTGCTCACCCGCTGCGTCAGCGCACTCTGCGTTGGCGTTTTGCTGTTGCCCGCGCTCAGCCAGGCTGAAGATAATCAGGCACAGCTTAAGACTCTGCAACAAGATATCGCCGCGAAAGAAAAAAGCGTTCAAGAACAACAAAAACAGCGCAGTACCTTAGTTCAGCAGTTGAAAAAGCAGGAGCAGTCCATCTCTCAGGCCAGTCGTCAACTGCATGAAACGCGCAATACGCTGTCCACGCTCAATAAAGAATTAACCAGCCTCAGCGCCTCTATCGCAAAACTGCAATCTCAGCAGGATAAGCAACAAACGCTACTTTCCCGTCAGCTTGACGCCGCCTTCCGGCAAGGTCAGCACAGCGCACTGCAATTAATGCTGAGCGGAGAAGAAAGCCAGCGCAACGAGCGCATCCTCGCCTACTTTGGTTACCTGAATGAAGCGCGGCAGAAATCCATCAACGAATTGCAGCAAACTCGCGTAGAGCTGGCTGACCAAAAGCGTCAGTTGGAACAAAAACAGGCACAGCAAAAAACGCTGCTGGGCGACCAACAGCAGCAACAGCAGACGCTGGAGCAAGCACAGTCCGACCGAAAGAAAACGCTGTCAACGCTGGAAAGTTCGCTGGAAAAAGATCAGCAGCAGTTGACGGAACTGCGCCAGAATGAAACTCGGTTGCGCGATCAGATCGCCCGCGCTGAGCGAGAAGCGAAAGCCCGTGCGGAGAGGGAAGCACGCGAAGCTGCCAAGGTTCGCGCTAAAGAAGAACAGGCCAAACGCAGCGGCAGCAGCTACAAACCGACCGAAGGTGAACGCTCACTTATGGCCCGAACCGGCGGTTTAGGGCGACCTTCTGGTCAAGCCATCTGGCCTGTTAATGGTCGCATAGAGCACCGCTTCGGTGAACCGTTACAGGGCGAACTGCGCTGGAAGGGCATGGTGATTACCGCACCGGAAGGGACAGAAGTGAAGGCGATCGCCGATGGAACCGTACTGATGGCCGACTGGCTACAGGGCTACGGGCTGGTCGTGGTTGTGCAGCATGGTAAAGGTGACATGAGTCTGTACGGTTATAACCAGAGCGCATTGGTTTCCGTTGGCGCTCAGGTCAAGGCAGGCCAACCCATCGCGCTGGTCGGCACCAGCGGCGGGCAGAGTCAGCCCGGGCTGTATTTTGAAATCCGTCGCCAGGGTCAGGCGGTCAATCCACAACCTTGGCTGGGAAGATAG
- a CDS encoding divergent polysaccharide deacetylase family protein, whose translation MSYLTKTPLLALSLLALSPLALAGKLSIVIDDFGYRPHNENQILAMPTAISIAVLPNAPYAREMATKAHQQGREVLIHLPMAPMSKQPLERDTLRPDMSSEEIQRIIRQSVNNVPYAVGLNNHMGSAMTASLPGMQKVMQALSAYQLYFLDSMTIGSSQSSQAAAGTNVKVIKRKVFLDDSQNEAEIRKQFTRAVQIARRSGSAIAIGHPHPSTIRVLQQMLPTLDADIVLVRPSQLLNEPTRQYEPQPQQPTKPRNPFRGIQQCQVKQPPEPVKNDVFFKLVSSSIRESAPVMFIKHRWQTWIAPAEAETHKQP comes from the coding sequence TTGTCTTATTTAACCAAAACACCATTACTGGCGTTGAGTCTGCTCGCCCTGTCTCCTTTGGCTCTGGCCGGAAAACTTTCTATCGTCATCGATGATTTCGGCTATCGCCCGCATAATGAGAACCAGATTCTGGCAATGCCGACGGCGATTTCCATCGCGGTGTTACCCAACGCGCCGTACGCCCGTGAAATGGCAACCAAAGCCCACCAGCAAGGGCGAGAAGTGCTGATCCATCTGCCGATGGCACCGATGAGCAAGCAACCGCTGGAGCGCGATACGTTACGCCCGGACATGAGCAGCGAAGAAATTCAGCGCATTATCCGCCAATCGGTCAATAACGTGCCTTACGCCGTGGGGTTGAATAACCATATGGGCAGCGCGATGACCGCCAGCCTACCCGGCATGCAAAAAGTCATGCAGGCGCTGAGCGCCTACCAGCTCTATTTCCTCGATAGCATGACCATTGGCAGCAGCCAATCGAGCCAGGCCGCGGCAGGAACGAACGTCAAAGTCATCAAACGCAAAGTCTTTCTGGATGATTCGCAAAACGAAGCTGAGATTCGCAAACAGTTTACCCGCGCGGTGCAAATCGCCCGCCGCAGCGGTTCCGCCATCGCTATCGGGCATCCACATCCTTCAACCATCCGCGTCTTACAGCAGATGTTGCCGACGCTGGATGCCGATATTGTCTTAGTCCGCCCCAGCCAGTTGCTGAATGAGCCGACGCGGCAGTATGAACCTCAGCCGCAGCAGCCAACCAAACCGCGTAATCCGTTCCGCGGTATACAACAGTGTCAGGTTAAGCAGCCGCCAGAACCGGTGAAGAACGATGTGTTCTTCAAGCTGGTGAGCAGCAGCATTCGGGAAAGCGCACCGGTGATGTTTATCAAGCACCGCTGGCAAACCTGGATTGCTCCAGCCGAGGCCGAAACGCACAAACAGCCGTAA
- the tdh gene encoding L-threonine 3-dehydrogenase: MKALAKLRPEEGIWMVDSPTPELGHNDIMIKIRKSAICGTDVHIYNWDEWSQKTIPVPMVVGHEYVGEIVAIGQEVNGFHIGDRVSGEGHITCGYCRNCRAGRRHLCRNAIGVGVNRPGSFAEYLVIPAYNAFRIPDNISDELAAIFDPFGNAVHTALSFDLVGEDVLIAGAGPIGMMAAAVCRHVGARNVVITDVNAYRLDLASKMGATRAVNVAQENLADVMIELGMTEGFDIGLEMSGAPSAFRAMLKAMNHGGRIAMLGIPHEPMSIDWGEVIFKGLFIKGIYGREMFETWYKMSALIQSGLDLSPIITHRFHIDEFQKGFDAMRSGQSGKVILNWDES; encoded by the coding sequence ATGAAAGCATTGGCAAAATTGCGGCCAGAAGAAGGCATCTGGATGGTGGACTCGCCCACGCCGGAGCTCGGGCATAACGACATCATGATTAAAATCCGCAAAAGCGCGATCTGTGGAACGGATGTGCATATCTACAACTGGGATGAATGGTCGCAGAAGACCATTCCTGTTCCGATGGTCGTTGGGCATGAATACGTGGGTGAGATTGTCGCTATCGGTCAGGAGGTTAACGGTTTTCATATTGGCGATCGGGTCTCTGGCGAAGGGCATATTACCTGTGGCTACTGTCGCAACTGCCGTGCCGGCCGGCGTCATTTATGCCGAAATGCTATCGGCGTCGGGGTCAATCGTCCCGGTTCGTTCGCGGAATATCTGGTAATTCCCGCCTACAACGCGTTTCGCATTCCCGACAATATTTCTGACGAATTGGCCGCCATTTTCGATCCCTTCGGTAACGCCGTGCATACCGCACTGTCCTTCGATCTCGTGGGAGAAGATGTGTTGATTGCCGGCGCGGGGCCGATAGGCATGATGGCGGCGGCGGTATGTCGTCACGTTGGTGCGAGGAATGTCGTGATTACCGATGTGAATGCGTACCGTCTGGATCTTGCCAGTAAAATGGGGGCCACGCGCGCCGTCAATGTGGCGCAGGAAAATCTGGCGGATGTGATGATCGAGCTGGGTATGACCGAGGGATTTGATATTGGCTTGGAGATGTCGGGCGCGCCATCGGCCTTTCGCGCCATGCTGAAAGCGATGAATCACGGTGGGCGCATCGCCATGCTGGGTATTCCGCATGAACCGATGTCGATTGACTGGGGAGAGGTGATTTTTAAAGGTTTGTTTATCAAAGGTATCTATGGAAGAGAAATGTTCGAAACCTGGTACAAGATGTCGGCGCTGATTCAGTCCGGGCTGGATTTATCTCCGATTATCACCCACCGCTTTCACATTGATGAGTTTCAGAAAGGGTTCGATGCGATGCGTTCGGGTCAGTCGGGCAAGGTTATTCTCAATTGGGATGAGTCATAA